From Zingiber officinale cultivar Zhangliang chromosome 5B, Zo_v1.1, whole genome shotgun sequence, the proteins below share one genomic window:
- the LOC121987918 gene encoding BRI1 kinase inhibitor 1-like, which produces MEIEDKVTSPPRPPHPLPPSAITSPSHDFSFTISFQTLSSPATLRGSAAKSPSASSGAFDLAPADDIFLHGHLLPLHLLSHPGSPPRDSDISLENFRFPLGHTDSDRNLNYFDPGKAGAKEESRATKPSSALAAFFGLGKLRRRNEKEGAEAAATTTTNRKRKGIDVIRLLRKYANLVELLFFSRTGERERERRRHEDDDLRRRPCSFSGHSNRNSKAEAAAQGEWRRRKKGQMSAPASMRTSPSNSGLLSASSMTVSSTSTSDSSTMEELQSAIQAAIAHCKNSIAVAAKQRAGET; this is translated from the coding sequence ATGGAGATAGAGGATAAGGTTACTTCTCCACCACGACCGCCACATCCGCTGCCGCCGTCGGCGATCACTTCCCCCTCGCACGATTTCTCCTTCACCATCTCCTTCCAGACTCTCAGCTCGCCGGCCACGCTCAGAGGCAGCGCCGCCAAGTCGCCCTCTGCCTCCTCCGGGGCCTTCGACTTGGCCCCCGCCGACGATATATTCCTCCACGGCCACCTCCTGCCCCTCCACCTCCTCTCCCACCCCGGCAGCCCCCCGCGGGATTCTGATATCTCCTTGGAAAACTTTAGGTTCCCCCTCGGGCATACCGACAGCGATCGCAATCTCAACTACTTCGACCCCGGCAAGGCCGGCGCCAAGGAGGAGAGCAGAGCGACGAAGCCGTCGTCGGCTTTGGCTGCCTTCTTCGGCCTCGGGAAGTTGAGGAGGCGCAACGAGAAGGAGGGCGCGGAGGCGGctgcgacgacgacgacgaacagAAAGAGGAAGGGGATCGACGTGATTCGGCTTCTGCGGAAGTACGCGAACCTGGTGGAGCTCCTGTTCTTCTCCAGAacaggggagagggagagggagcggAGGCGCCACGAGGACGACGACCTGCGACGGCGGCCGTGCTCCTTCTCGGGGCACTCCAACCGGAACAGTAAGGCGGAGGCGGCGGCGCAGGGGGAGTGGAGGCGGCGGAAGAAAGGACAGATGTCGGCCCCAGCGTCGATGAGGACGTCGCCATCCAACAGCGGCCTCCTCTCGGCCTCCTCGATGACCGTCTCGTCGACCTCCACGTCGGACAGCAGCACGATGGAGGAGCTGCAAAGCGCAATCCAGGCGGCGATCGCCCACTGCAAGAACTCCATCGCCGTCGCGGCGAAGCAGAGAGCCGGCGAGACGTGA
- the LOC121987917 gene encoding calmodulin-like translates to MAIKYYATTAKNRSVEGDMTVEEFKEWLRLFDVDNDGRISREELRRAISSINVRFSGWKSGRGIRYADGDGDGYIDADEVDKLAEFARTSLGIRIVS, encoded by the coding sequence ATGGCGATCAAGTACTACGCCACCACGGCGAAGAATCGGTCGGTCGAGGGCGACATGACGGTGGAGGAGTTTAAGGAGTGGCTGAGGCTGTTCGACGTCGACAACGACGGCCGCATCAGCCGGGAGGAGCTCCGGCGGGCCATCAGCAGCATCAACGTCCGCTTCAGCGGCTGGAAGAGCGGCCGAGGCATCCGGTACGCCGATGGTGATGGTGACGGCTACATCGACGCCGACGAGGTCGACAAGCTGGCGGAGTTCGCTCGGACGTCGTTGGGTATCAGAATCGTTTCCTaa